In a single window of the Prinia subflava isolate CZ2003 ecotype Zambia chromosome 3, Cam_Psub_1.2, whole genome shotgun sequence genome:
- the PCID2 gene encoding PCI domain-containing protein 2 → MAHITINQYLQQVQEAIETRDGTFCGELVSFKHPHVANPRLQLPSPEEKCQQVLESPYDEMFAAHLRCTHAVANHDFVEAYKCQTVIVQSFLRAFQAHKEENWALPIMYSVALDLRIFANNADQQLVKKGKSKAGDMLEKAAELLMACFRVCASDTRAGIEDSKKWGMLFLVNQLFKIYFKINKLHLCKPLIRAIDSSNLKEEYSMAQRVTYKYYVGRKAMFDSDFKQAEEYLSFAFEHCHRSSQKNKRMILIYLLPVKMLLGHMPTVQLLKKYDLMQFAEVTKAVSEGNLLLLNDALTKHETFFIRCGIFLILEKLKIITYRNLFKKVYLLLKTHQLSLDAFLIALKFMQVDDVDIDEVQCILANLIYLGHIKGYISHQHQKLVVSKQNPFPPLSTVCCC, encoded by the exons ATGGCGCACATCACCATCAATCAGTATTTGCAGCAA GTGCAAGAAGCCATTGAGACCAGAGATGGTACATTTTGTGGAGAACTAGTATCATTTAAACATCCACATGTTGCAAACCCGAGGCTACAG CTTCCATCTCCAGAGGAGAAGTGCCAACAGGTTTTGGAATCACCATATGATGAAATGTTTGCAGCCCACTTAAG GTGTACTCATGCTGTTGCGAACCACGACTTTGTAGAAGCATACAAATGCCAAACAGTTATTGTCCA ATCTTTCCTGCGAGCATTTCAGGCACATAAAGAGGAAAATTG ggcCTTACCTATTATGTATTCTGTAGCCCTCGATCTTCGAATTTTTGCTAATAAT GCAGATCAACAGCTTGTAAAGAAAgggaagagcaaagctggtgaCATGttggaaaaagcagcagagctgctgatggCCTGCTTTCGAGTCTGTGCCAGTGACAC TCGAGCAGGCATTGAAGACTCAAAAAAGTGGGGCATGTTGTTTCTTGTGAATCAGCtgttcaaaatttattttaag atcaACAAGCTCCATCTCTGTAAGCCCTTAATTAGAGCAATTGACAGCTCAAATCTGAAGGAAGAATATAGTATGGCACAGAGAGTTACATACAAATACTACGTTGGACGCAAGGCCATGTTTGACAGTGACTTTAAGCAAG CTGAAGAATATCTGTCATTTGCCTTTGAGCACTGTCACCGATCAAGCCAGAAGAACAAAAGAATGATTTTGATCTACCTGCTGCCAGTAAAAATGCTGTTG ggCCACATGCCAACAGTTCAGCTCTTAAAAAAGTATGACCTTATGCAGTTTGCTGAGGTAACAAAGGCTGTGAG TGAAGGAAATCTTCTCCTATTGAATGATGCTCTGACAAAGCATGAGACCTTCTTTATTCGATGTGGAATCTTTCTTATCCTTGAGAAGCTGAAAATCATCACATACAGGAATCTCTTCAAGAAAGT GTATTTACTACTCAAAACTCATCAGCTATCTCTAGATGCTTTTCTGATTGCTCTGAAGTTCATGCAAGTAGATGATGTTGATATTGATGAAGTCCAGTGTATTTTAGCTAACCTTATATATTTG GGTCACATTAAAGGCTACATATCCCATCAGCATCAGAAGCTTGTGGTCAGCAAGCAGAACCCATTTCCTCCACTGTCAACAGTGTGTTGTTGTTGA